A genomic stretch from Sulfurimonas sediminis includes:
- a CDS encoding outer membrane lipoprotein-sorting protein — translation MLFFLLISSALFAISNQEVANRCEAVMNGFEDSSSTMKMTLINANNQKRERHMKMIILEKASGNKSLMTFLSPADVKGTKFLNYEHINKDDDQWLYLPALKRVKRIASKNKSGSFMGSEFSYEDLSSFSAKKYTFTGQAKEEILNGKKYYVGKRVPVSKNSGYTKQISWVNAKTFLIKKVDYYDRKHELLKTAYFDDYKKIKGVWRVGMMRVKNHQNGKKTILVWEDEKIKIGLKERNFHKRVLKK, via the coding sequence ATGCTCTTCTTTCTCCTTATTTCATCCGCCCTTTTTGCCATTTCCAACCAAGAGGTTGCCAACAGATGTGAAGCTGTTATGAACGGCTTTGAGGATTCTTCTTCTACTATGAAAATGACGCTTATCAATGCCAACAATCAAAAACGTGAACGGCACATGAAAATGATCATTCTTGAAAAGGCATCCGGGAACAAGTCACTGATGACTTTTCTTTCCCCTGCCGATGTCAAAGGAACGAAGTTTCTTAATTATGAGCATATCAACAAAGATGACGACCAGTGGCTCTATCTACCGGCATTAAAACGTGTGAAGAGAATCGCTTCAAAAAACAAATCAGGCTCTTTTATGGGATCAGAATTCTCTTATGAGGATCTCAGCTCTTTCAGTGCGAAAAAATACACTTTTACAGGCCAAGCCAAAGAAGAAATACTCAACGGCAAAAAATATTATGTCGGAAAAAGAGTGCCTGTGAGTAAAAACTCCGGCTACACAAAGCAGATCTCCTGGGTGAATGCAAAGACATTTTTGATAAAAAAAGTGGACTATTATGACAGAAAGCATGAACTGCTTAAAACAGCCTATTTTGATGACTACAAAAAAATCAAAGGTGTCTGGCGTGTAGGAATGATGAGAGTAAAAAACCATCAAAACGGCAAAAAGACCATTTTAGTCTGGGAAGACGAAAAGATAAAAATCGGACTCAAAGAGAGAAACTTCCATAAACGCGTTCTCAAAAAGTAA
- a CDS encoding M16 family metallopeptidase, with protein MATSLPKYETKTLKNGLQIVVIPLKNHSNVISTDIFYKVGSRNEVMGKTGIAHMLEHMNFKSSKNLKAGEFDKEVKSIGGVNNASTSFDYTHYYIKSSTDNLNKSIELYAELMQNLNLKDDEFQPERDVVTEERRWRTDNNPLGYLYFRLFNNAYIYHPYHWTPIGFMNDIRTWTIKDIRDFHKTYYQPQNAILMVTGDVEPKEVFKSAKAAFGKIKNHGKIPKVKFVEPEQDGAKRVIVHKESEVEMLAITFHIPDFKDPDQVTLSVISEILYSGKSSRLYKELVDKKRLVNSVYAYNMENTDPGLFIFMATCNPGVKAETVEEELIKQINLMKETKVTKAELEKVKINTKSDFIYSLESSTSVANLFGSYLVRGDIEPLLHYEEEVNKVTAKKVQKVAQKYFNFDKSTTLILKK; from the coding sequence ATGGCAACATCACTCCCAAAATACGAAACAAAAACACTTAAAAATGGACTGCAGATTGTGGTCATCCCTTTAAAAAACCACTCAAATGTCATCAGCACAGATATTTTTTACAAAGTCGGCAGCCGTAATGAAGTCATGGGAAAAACAGGCATAGCCCATATGCTCGAACATATGAATTTCAAATCAAGCAAAAATCTCAAAGCCGGCGAGTTTGACAAAGAGGTCAAAAGTATCGGCGGGGTGAATAATGCTTCTACAAGCTTTGACTATACACACTACTATATCAAATCAAGCACAGACAATTTAAACAAATCTATAGAGTTATATGCCGAACTGATGCAAAATCTCAACCTCAAAGATGATGAGTTTCAGCCTGAGCGTGATGTTGTTACAGAAGAGCGCCGCTGGAGAACAGACAACAATCCTTTGGGGTATCTCTATTTCAGACTCTTTAACAATGCCTACATCTACCACCCGTACCACTGGACACCTATCGGGTTTATGAATGACATCAGAACATGGACGATTAAAGATATACGGGATTTTCACAAAACCTACTACCAACCGCAAAATGCCATTTTAATGGTAACAGGCGATGTTGAGCCAAAAGAGGTCTTTAAAAGTGCAAAAGCTGCTTTTGGCAAGATAAAAAATCACGGGAAAATTCCAAAAGTAAAATTTGTAGAACCGGAACAGGATGGGGCTAAAAGAGTGATTGTGCATAAAGAGAGTGAAGTTGAAATGCTGGCCATCACCTTTCATATTCCTGATTTTAAAGATCCTGACCAGGTCACACTCAGCGTAATTTCTGAGATTCTTTACTCCGGAAAAAGCTCACGGCTTTACAAAGAGTTGGTAGACAAAAAACGTCTTGTCAACTCTGTGTATGCCTACAACATGGAAAACACCGATCCGGGACTTTTCATATTTATGGCTACATGTAACCCGGGTGTCAAAGCCGAAACGGTAGAAGAAGAACTTATCAAACAGATAAATCTGATGAAAGAGACAAAAGTAACCAAAGCGGAGCTTGAAAAAGTCAAAATCAACACAAAATCAGATTTTATCTATTCACTTGAGAGTTCAACCTCTGTGGCCAATCTTTTTGGCAGCTACCTTGTACGGGGAGACATTGAACCGCTTTTACATTATGAAGAAGAGGTCAATAAAGTCACAGCAAAGAAAGTACAAAAAGTTGCCCAAAAGTATTTTAATTTTGACAAATCGACCACCCTTATTTTAAAGAAATAA
- a CDS encoding quinone-dependent dihydroorotate dehydrogenase: MLSYESLKPYLFKFEPETAHHIAECVLRLPNLCQIPFNPFLESHFVNDTSLRQEIFGRTFYNPVGLGAGFDKNATMIRGMQILGFGFTEIGTVTPKPQAGNPKPRMFRHIQEQSIQNAMGFNNDGAYKVVKRLKQRTPFTTPIGINIGKNKVTPEKEAINDYTHLIKAFDGMGDYFVINISSPNTPGLRDLQNEAFITNLFAQAKKLTKMPILLKIAPDMETEDAVSLTKMAVESGADGIIATNTTIDYSLVKHPKNIGGLSGAVLKEKSFKIFDAIAKELYGKTVLISVGGIDSAEEAYKRIRAGASLVQILSGLIFHGPDMIMNINKELIQLLKADGYENITQAVGADRK; the protein is encoded by the coding sequence ATGTTAAGTTATGAATCTCTCAAACCCTATCTTTTTAAATTTGAACCCGAAACCGCCCATCATATAGCAGAGTGTGTTTTGCGTCTGCCGAATCTCTGCCAAATTCCTTTTAACCCTTTTTTGGAATCACACTTTGTCAATGACACCAGTCTCAGACAGGAAATCTTCGGGCGTACTTTTTACAACCCTGTAGGTCTCGGTGCAGGATTTGACAAAAATGCAACAATGATACGCGGTATGCAGATTTTGGGATTCGGTTTTACCGAAATCGGTACAGTGACGCCAAAGCCGCAGGCAGGCAACCCGAAACCAAGAATGTTTCGTCATATACAGGAGCAAAGCATTCAAAATGCTATGGGCTTTAACAATGACGGTGCTTACAAAGTTGTCAAACGGCTCAAACAGCGTACTCCGTTTACGACACCTATAGGCATCAACATAGGAAAAAACAAAGTGACGCCTGAAAAAGAGGCGATAAATGACTATACCCATCTCATCAAGGCTTTTGACGGAATGGGTGATTACTTTGTCATAAACATCTCTTCTCCAAATACACCCGGGCTGAGAGATTTGCAAAATGAAGCTTTCATTACAAACCTTTTTGCCCAGGCAAAAAAACTGACCAAGATGCCGATACTGCTCAAAATCGCACCGGATATGGAAACAGAAGATGCGGTCAGTTTGACAAAAATGGCAGTAGAGTCCGGAGCTGACGGTATCATAGCCACCAATACAACGATAGACTACTCACTAGTAAAACATCCAAAAAATATAGGCGGACTCAGCGGTGCCGTACTCAAAGAGAAAAGTTTTAAAATCTTTGACGCCATCGCAAAAGAGTTGTATGGCAAAACAGTGCTCATCTCCGTCGGCGGTATTGACTCGGCAGAAGAAGCATACAAACGCATACGTGCAGGCGCCTCTTTGGTGCAGATTTTAAGCGGCTTGATTTTTCACGGTCCCGATATGATCATGAACATCAACAAAGAACTGATACAACTGCTCAAAGCAGACGGCTATGAAAACATCACACAAGCCGTCGGAGCTGACAGAAAATAA
- a CDS encoding putative bifunctional diguanylate cyclase/phosphodiesterase — MQQLIKDALKQNRFKLYYQPKVDIKTKKIVGCEALIRLTDPIEGIIPPYRFIGIAEENKMIIPLGEWIMQEAVSQIKKWEQTPLKDIKVSINLSAIQFQDPELLQKIKNYTHSIERNKLDIELTESVLIKHFKERLKVIKGIKELGISLSLDDFGTGYSSLSYLKEIPFDTLKIDKSFIDNIYTKDDLTFINMIVGIADDLHLNVVAEGVETKEQLKLLEEIHCKEYQGYLCSKPVPPKEFEELFSLHCV, encoded by the coding sequence ATGCAGCAGCTGATAAAAGATGCTTTGAAGCAAAACCGTTTCAAACTCTATTACCAACCAAAAGTAGATATAAAAACAAAAAAAATAGTCGGATGCGAAGCGCTTATTAGGCTGACAGACCCGATTGAGGGAATTATTCCTCCTTACAGGTTCATCGGTATTGCTGAAGAGAACAAAATGATTATTCCTCTTGGTGAATGGATTATGCAAGAAGCCGTTTCACAGATAAAAAAATGGGAACAGACTCCCCTGAAAGATATAAAAGTCTCTATCAATCTCTCAGCGATACAGTTTCAGGACCCCGAACTTCTGCAAAAAATCAAAAACTATACACACAGCATAGAGAGAAACAAACTCGACATTGAGCTGACAGAATCTGTCCTCATCAAACACTTCAAAGAACGCTTAAAAGTCATTAAAGGCATTAAAGAACTGGGGATTTCTCTCTCTTTGGATGATTTTGGAACAGGATACTCCTCTTTGTCCTATCTCAAAGAGATCCCTTTTGACACACTCAAAATAGACAAATCATTTATAGACAATATTTATACTAAAGATGATTTGACTTTTATCAATATGATAGTGGGTATTGCCGATGACCTGCATCTCAATGTCGTTGCAGAGGGTGTTGAGACAAAAGAGCAGCTTAAACTTTTAGAAGAGATTCACTGTAAAGAGTATCAGGGGTATTTGTGTTCCAAACCGGTACCGCCAAAAGAGTTTGAGGAGTTATTTAGCTTACATTGTGTATAA
- a CDS encoding helix-turn-helix domain-containing protein: MRHSSYIKLDEKEELELYKFIEESNKAREKKRAMGVLLNSQKISVLEISKKLSSCTDAVYNWLIRYKRGGVASLKDIPQQGRPKILKVEDEDKIKEVFKK, from the coding sequence ATGAGACATAGTAGCTATATAAAATTAGACGAAAAAGAAGAGTTAGAGCTTTATAAATTCATAGAGGAATCCAATAAAGCCAGAGAGAAGAAAAGAGCGATGGGAGTACTTCTAAATTCACAAAAGATAAGTGTTTTAGAAATATCAAAAAAGTTGAGTTCATGTACGGATGCAGTTTATAATTGGTTAATTCGGTATAAGAGAGGAGGAGTAGCCAGCCTTAAGGATATACCACAACAAGGGCGACCGAAAATACTAAAAGTTGAAGATGAAGATAAGATAAAAGAAGTTTTTAAAAAATAA
- a CDS encoding IS630 family transposase, translating into MTKLGKKITKVFSKSTLRRYLKEMGFSYKRLRFVPAKKPDNTLYEEKKRHLQKYDLLAQQGKINHYYFDESGFSVNSNIPYSWSPVNATMVIKSFHAKRFNVLGFISKQEDLKAYIKESSVTSDTVIEVFDDFSLQLTKPTVVTLDNASFHKSKKFRENIPKWANRGLTLIYLPPYSPELNIIEILWKFIKYHWMEMSAYQSYTAMKEYVERMLNEYGDKRVIDFTLYEKKFYPLVMVD; encoded by the coding sequence ATCACAAAATTGGGAAAAAAGATTACTAAGGTTTTTTCTAAATCAACGCTCAGAAGATACCTTAAAGAGATGGGGTTCAGCTATAAGCGATTACGATTTGTTCCTGCAAAGAAACCAGATAATACGCTTTATGAAGAGAAAAAGAGGCACTTGCAAAAGTATGATTTACTCGCACAACAAGGCAAAATCAATCATTATTACTTTGATGAAAGTGGTTTTTCTGTTAACTCAAATATCCCTTATTCCTGGTCACCTGTAAATGCAACAATGGTGATTAAATCTTTCCACGCAAAAAGGTTTAATGTTCTTGGTTTTATCTCCAAACAAGAAGATCTAAAAGCATACATCAAGGAGTCCTCTGTAACAAGTGATACTGTTATTGAAGTCTTTGATGACTTCTCTCTTCAACTTACGAAGCCTACTGTGGTAACATTGGATAATGCATCCTTTCACAAAAGTAAAAAATTCAGAGAGAATATCCCAAAATGGGCAAATAGAGGTCTTACTTTAATCTATCTACCTCCTTACTCTCCAGAACTCAATATTATTGAAATTCTTTGGAAATTTATCAAATATCACTGGATGGAAATGTCTGCTTATCAAAGCTATACTGCAATGAAAGAATATGTTGAGCGAATGCTTAATGAATATGGAGATAAGAGAGTCATAGATTTTACACTGTATGAGAAGAAATTTTACCCTTTGGTTATGGTTGATTAA